In Methanothermococcus thermolithotrophicus DSM 2095, one DNA window encodes the following:
- the modA gene encoding molybdate ABC transporter substrate-binding protein, with translation MKKALLLILGVIVAFSGCVDNQPDVKITNFEDLGNDGVTISIGNPDHVPAGKYAVKVIDNLKRSNPELADKILKNVVSKDANVRAVLDKVVSKEVDAGFVYRTDAFMEKDKVEIITIPKEINVVPEYPIAVLKDSDNKKESNEFVKFVLSKEGQEILTKYGFVSPIDNPKPYSPEKIEGTIVVYAAASLTDAFKDIGNEFEKETGCKVKLLFASSGSLRQKIEGGAVGGESGADVFASASLKHMNLLENEGSVEDHTIFAKNELVVITPKQ, from the coding sequence GTGAAAAAGGCATTATTGCTTATATTGGGTGTTATCGTAGCATTTTCTGGATGTGTTGATAATCAACCAGATGTAAAAATAACAAACTTTGAAGATCTAGGAAACGATGGAGTAACAATATCCATAGGAAACCCAGATCACGTTCCAGCAGGAAAATATGCGGTCAAAGTCATAGATAACTTGAAAAGATCGAATCCAGAACTTGCAGATAAAATATTAAAAAACGTGGTTTCAAAAGATGCCAATGTTAGGGCAGTTTTGGATAAAGTAGTTTCAAAAGAAGTGGATGCAGGATTTGTTTATAGAACCGATGCGTTTATGGAAAAAGATAAAGTAGAAATCATTACAATTCCAAAAGAAATTAATGTAGTCCCTGAATATCCTATTGCAGTATTAAAAGACAGTGATAATAAAAAAGAATCAAATGAGTTTGTGAAATTTGTTCTTTCAAAAGAAGGGCAGGAAATACTAACAAAATATGGGTTTGTAAGTCCAATAGATAACCCAAAACCTTACAGTCCTGAAAAAATTGAAGGAACTATTGTAGTTTATGCTGCTGCGTCATTAACAGATGCATTTAAAGATATAGGAAATGAATTTGAAAAAGAGACAGGATGTAAAGTAAAATTATTATTTGCGAGCTCAGGTTCTCTGAGGCAGAAAATAGAAGGTGGAGCAGTAGGTGGAGAAAGTGGAGCAGATGTATTTGCTTCAGCAAGTTTAAAACATATGAATCTTCTTGAAAATGAAGGATCTGTAGAAGACCACACCATATTTGCAAAGAATGAACTTGTAGTTATAACTCCAAAACAATAA